One region of Molothrus aeneus isolate 106 chromosome 1, BPBGC_Maene_1.0, whole genome shotgun sequence genomic DNA includes:
- the RRS1 gene encoding ribosome biogenesis regulatory protein homolog, translated as MAAVRVEAVLAAAEEQEAEKRRSITVEKELELEYDLGNLLAVDRNPPPAAALRGAGPRREALLRALARDNTQLLVSRLWELPAERAGGAGGPLVAQLPEPTFRLPREKPAPKPRPPTRWEQFARLKGIRRKKKTSLVWDEQAKEWRRRWGYKRAGGDPSRAWLAEVPAGADPEEDQFARLRREKRERVARNELNRLRNLARAHRAGSAVPAAPLHPTGHQDRDELRRVARVARVSTASLGRFQPRLPKEPAEPPSRSGGKKRRFQPLLGNLAAERSRQLELLRDMGSKKPVLDITRAVNKQLRAEEAEAAAANKGKKQSKRGKRGRRQQRPGRSGKKSGARRQPQQQKPAGGGTGGGRRKKA; from the coding sequence ATGGCGGCCGTGCGGGTGGAGGCGGTGCTGGCGGCCGCCGAGGAGCaggaggcggagaagcggcgGAGCATCACGGTggaaaaggagctggagctggagtaCGACCTGGGCAATTTGCTGGCCGTGGACCGTAACCCCCCTCCGGCGGCGGCGCTGCGCGGGGCCGGCCCGCGGCGGGAGGCGCTGCTGCGGGCGCTGGCCCGCGACAACACGCAGCTGCTCGTGTCCCGGCTCTGGGAGCTGCCGGCCGAGCGCGCCGGCGGCGCCGGGGGCCCGCTGGTGGCGCAGCTGCCCGAGCCCACGTTCCGCCTGCCGCGGGAGAAGCCGGCGCCGAAGCCGCGGCCGCCGACGCGCTGGGAGCAGTTCGCGCGGCTGAAGGGCATCCGCCGCAAGAAGAAAACCTCGCTGGTGTGGGACGAGCAGGCCAAGGAGTGGCGGCGGCGGTGGGGCTACAAGCGGGCGGGCGGAGACCCGTCCCGCGCCTGGCTGGCGGAGGTGCCGGCGGGCGCCGACCCCGAGGAGGACCAGTTCGCCCGGCTGCGGCGGGAGAAGCGGGAGCGGGTGGCTCGGAACGAGCTGAACCGGCTGCGCAACCTGGCCCGAGCTCACCGCGCCGGCAGCGCCGTGCCCGCCGCGCCCCTGCACCCCACCGGCCACCAGGACCGCGACGAGCTGCGGCGGGTGGCCCGCGTGGCCCGCGTCTCCACCGCCTCGCTCGGCCGCTTCCAGCCGCGCCTGCCCAAGGAGCCGGCGGAGCCGCCATCCCGCAGCGGCGGCAAGAAGCGCCGCTTCCAGCCGCTGCTGGGCAACCTGGCGGCCGAGCGCAGccggcagctggagctgctgcggGACATGGGCAGCAAGAAGCCGGTGCTCGACATCACCCGCGCCGTCAACAAGCAGCTGCGGGCGGAGGAAGCCGAGGCGGCCGCTGCCAACAAGGGCAAGAAGCAGTCGAAGCGTGGCAAGCGCggccggcggcagcagcggccCGGGCGCAGCGGCAAGAAGAGCGGAGCCCGGCGGCAGCCGCAGCAGCAGAAGCCTGCGGGCGGGGGCACCGGCgggggcaggagaaagaaggcGTGA